In Eschrichtius robustus isolate mEscRob2 chromosome 11, mEscRob2.pri, whole genome shotgun sequence, the following proteins share a genomic window:
- the NR1H3 gene encoding oxysterols receptor LXR-alpha isoform X3: MSLWLEAPVPDVSPELRPQKRKKGPAPKMLGNELCSVCGDKASGFHYNVLSCEGCKGFFRRSVIKGARYVCHSGGHCPMDTYMRRKCQECRLRKCRQAGMREECVLSEEQIRLKKLKRQEEEQAQATSVPPRASSPPQVLPQLSPEQLGMIEKLVAAQQQCNRRSFSDRLRVTPWPMAPDPQSREARQQRFAHFTELAIVSVQEIVDFAKQLPGFLQLSREDQIALLKTSAIEVMLLETSRRYNPGSESITFLKDFSYNRDDFAKAGLQVEFINPIFEFSRAMNELQLNDAEFALLIAISIFSADRPNVQDQLQVERLQHTYVEALHAYVSIHHPHDRLMFPRMLMKLVNLRTLSSVHSEQVFALRLQDKKLPPLLSEIWDVHE, encoded by the exons ATGTCTTTGTGGCTGGAGGCCCCTGTGCCTGATGTTTCTCCTG AGCTTCGTCCACAAAAGCGGAAAAAGGGGCCAGCCCCCAAAATGCTGGGGAATGAGCTGTGCAGTGTGTGTGGGGACAAGGCTTCCGGCTTCCACTACAACGTGCTGAGCTGCGAGGGCTGCAAGGGATTCTTCCGCCGCAGTGTCATCAAAGGGGCACGCTACGTCTGCCACAGTGGGGGCCACTGCCCCATGGACACCTACATGCGTCGCAAGTGCCAGGAGTGCCGCCTTCGCAAATGCCGCCAGGCCGGCATGCGGGAGGAGT GTGTTCTGTCAGAAGAACAGATCCGTCTGAAGAAACTGAAGCGGCAAGAGGAGGAACAGGCTCAGGCCACATCCGTGCCCCCGAGGGCTTCCTCTCCGCCCCAAGTCCTGCCGCAGCTCAGCCCGGAGCAGCTGGGCATGATTGAGAAGCTGGTGGCTGCCCAGCAGCAGTGTAACAGACGTTCCTTCTCGGACCGGCTTCGAGTCACG CCCTGGCCCATGGCACCAGATCCGCAGAGTCGGGAGGCCCGTCAGCAACGCTTTGCCCACTTCACGGAGCTGGCCATTGTCTCTGTGCAGGAGATCGTTGATTTTGCCAAACAGCTGCCGGGCTTCCTGCAGCTCAGCCGGGAGGACCAGATTGCCCTCCTGAAGACCTCTGCAATTGAG GTGATGCTTCTGGAGACATCTCGGAGGTACAACCCTGGAAGTGAGAGTATCACCTTCCTCAAGGATTTCAGTTATAACCGGGACGACTTTGCCAAAGCAG gGCTACAGGTGGAGTTCATCAACCCCATCTTTGAGTTCTCCAGAGCCATGAATGAGCTGCAACTAAATGATGCTGAGTTTGCCTTGCTCATTGCCATCAGCATCTTCTCTGCAG ACCGGCCCAACGTGCAGGACCAGCTCCAGGTAGAGAGGCTGCAACACACATATGTGGAGGCCCTGCATGCCTAcgtctccatccaccacccccAT GACCGGCTGATGTTCCCACGGATGCTAATGAAACTGGTGAACCTCCGGACACTGAGCAGCGTCCATTCAGAGCAAGTGTTTGCACTGCGCCTGCAGGATAAAAAGCTTCCCCCGCTGCTCTCTGAGATCTGGGATGTGCACGAGTGA
- the NR1H3 gene encoding oxysterols receptor LXR-alpha isoform X4 has protein sequence MSLWLEAPVPDVSPDCAVELWEPDAQDASSQPLGSSNCILREESSTPQSAGGTSRVGLEATEPRALLPGVEAPPESTELRPQKRKKGPAPKMLGNELCSVCGDKASGFHYNVLSCEGCKGFFRRSVIKGARYVCHSGGHCPMDTYMRRKCQECRLRKCRQAGMREECVLSEEQIRLKKLKRQEEEQAQATSVPPRASSPPQVLPQLSPEQLGMIEKLVAAQQQCNRRSFSDRLRVTPWPMAPDPQSREARQQRFAHFTELAIVSVQEIVDFAKQLPGFLQLSREDQIALLKTSAIEVMLLETSRRYNPGSESITFLKDFSYNRDDFAKAGPADVPTDANETGEPPDTEQRPFRASVCTAPAG, from the exons ATGTCTTTGTGGCTGGAGGCCCCTGTGCCTGATGTTTCTCCTG ACTGTGCAGTGGAGCTGTGGGAGCCAGATGCACAAGATGCAAGCAGCCAGCCTCTGGGAAGCAGCAACTGTATCCTCAGGGAGGAATCTAGCACACCCCAATCTGCTGGGGGCACTTcgagggtggggctggaggcaACAGAGCCCAGAGCCCTGCTCCCCGGGGTGGAGGCCCCTCCAGAGTCCACAG AGCTTCGTCCACAAAAGCGGAAAAAGGGGCCAGCCCCCAAAATGCTGGGGAATGAGCTGTGCAGTGTGTGTGGGGACAAGGCTTCCGGCTTCCACTACAACGTGCTGAGCTGCGAGGGCTGCAAGGGATTCTTCCGCCGCAGTGTCATCAAAGGGGCACGCTACGTCTGCCACAGTGGGGGCCACTGCCCCATGGACACCTACATGCGTCGCAAGTGCCAGGAGTGCCGCCTTCGCAAATGCCGCCAGGCCGGCATGCGGGAGGAGT GTGTTCTGTCAGAAGAACAGATCCGTCTGAAGAAACTGAAGCGGCAAGAGGAGGAACAGGCTCAGGCCACATCCGTGCCCCCGAGGGCTTCCTCTCCGCCCCAAGTCCTGCCGCAGCTCAGCCCGGAGCAGCTGGGCATGATTGAGAAGCTGGTGGCTGCCCAGCAGCAGTGTAACAGACGTTCCTTCTCGGACCGGCTTCGAGTCACG CCCTGGCCCATGGCACCAGATCCGCAGAGTCGGGAGGCCCGTCAGCAACGCTTTGCCCACTTCACGGAGCTGGCCATTGTCTCTGTGCAGGAGATCGTTGATTTTGCCAAACAGCTGCCGGGCTTCCTGCAGCTCAGCCGGGAGGACCAGATTGCCCTCCTGAAGACCTCTGCAATTGAG GTGATGCTTCTGGAGACATCTCGGAGGTACAACCCTGGAAGTGAGAGTATCACCTTCCTCAAGGATTTCAGTTATAACCGGGACGACTTTGCCAAAGCAG GACCGGCTGATGTTCCCACGGATGCTAATGAAACTGGTGAACCTCCGGACACTGAGCAGCGTCCATTCAGAGCAAGTGTTTGCACTGCGCCTGCAGGATAA
- the NR1H3 gene encoding oxysterols receptor LXR-alpha isoform X2, with the protein MSLWLEAPVPDVSPDCAVELWEPDAQDASSQPLGSSNCILREESSTPQSAGGTSRVGLEATEPRALLPGVEAPPESTELRPQKRKKGPAPKMLGNELCSVCGDKASGFHYNVLSCEGCKGFFRRSVIKGARYVCHSGGHCPMDTYMRRKCQECRLRKCRQAGMREECVLSEEQIRLKKLKRQEEEQAQATSVPPRASSPPQVLPQLSPEQLGMIEKLVAAQQQCNRRSFSDRLRVTPWPMAPDPQSREARQQRFAHFTELAIVSVQEIVDFAKQLPGFLQLSREDQIALLKTSAIEVMLLETSRRYNPGSESITFLKDFSYNRDDFAKAGLQVEFINPIFEFSRAMNELQLNDAEFALLIAISIFSAGPADVPTDANETGEPPDTEQRPFRASVCTAPAG; encoded by the exons ATGTCTTTGTGGCTGGAGGCCCCTGTGCCTGATGTTTCTCCTG ACTGTGCAGTGGAGCTGTGGGAGCCAGATGCACAAGATGCAAGCAGCCAGCCTCTGGGAAGCAGCAACTGTATCCTCAGGGAGGAATCTAGCACACCCCAATCTGCTGGGGGCACTTcgagggtggggctggaggcaACAGAGCCCAGAGCCCTGCTCCCCGGGGTGGAGGCCCCTCCAGAGTCCACAG AGCTTCGTCCACAAAAGCGGAAAAAGGGGCCAGCCCCCAAAATGCTGGGGAATGAGCTGTGCAGTGTGTGTGGGGACAAGGCTTCCGGCTTCCACTACAACGTGCTGAGCTGCGAGGGCTGCAAGGGATTCTTCCGCCGCAGTGTCATCAAAGGGGCACGCTACGTCTGCCACAGTGGGGGCCACTGCCCCATGGACACCTACATGCGTCGCAAGTGCCAGGAGTGCCGCCTTCGCAAATGCCGCCAGGCCGGCATGCGGGAGGAGT GTGTTCTGTCAGAAGAACAGATCCGTCTGAAGAAACTGAAGCGGCAAGAGGAGGAACAGGCTCAGGCCACATCCGTGCCCCCGAGGGCTTCCTCTCCGCCCCAAGTCCTGCCGCAGCTCAGCCCGGAGCAGCTGGGCATGATTGAGAAGCTGGTGGCTGCCCAGCAGCAGTGTAACAGACGTTCCTTCTCGGACCGGCTTCGAGTCACG CCCTGGCCCATGGCACCAGATCCGCAGAGTCGGGAGGCCCGTCAGCAACGCTTTGCCCACTTCACGGAGCTGGCCATTGTCTCTGTGCAGGAGATCGTTGATTTTGCCAAACAGCTGCCGGGCTTCCTGCAGCTCAGCCGGGAGGACCAGATTGCCCTCCTGAAGACCTCTGCAATTGAG GTGATGCTTCTGGAGACATCTCGGAGGTACAACCCTGGAAGTGAGAGTATCACCTTCCTCAAGGATTTCAGTTATAACCGGGACGACTTTGCCAAAGCAG gGCTACAGGTGGAGTTCATCAACCCCATCTTTGAGTTCTCCAGAGCCATGAATGAGCTGCAACTAAATGATGCTGAGTTTGCCTTGCTCATTGCCATCAGCATCTTCTCTGCAG GACCGGCTGATGTTCCCACGGATGCTAATGAAACTGGTGAACCTCCGGACACTGAGCAGCGTCCATTCAGAGCAAGTGTTTGCACTGCGCCTGCAGGATAA
- the NR1H3 gene encoding oxysterols receptor LXR-alpha isoform X1 produces MSLWLEAPVPDVSPDCAVELWEPDAQDASSQPLGSSNCILREESSTPQSAGGTSRVGLEATEPRALLPGVEAPPESTELRPQKRKKGPAPKMLGNELCSVCGDKASGFHYNVLSCEGCKGFFRRSVIKGARYVCHSGGHCPMDTYMRRKCQECRLRKCRQAGMREECVLSEEQIRLKKLKRQEEEQAQATSVPPRASSPPQVLPQLSPEQLGMIEKLVAAQQQCNRRSFSDRLRVTPWPMAPDPQSREARQQRFAHFTELAIVSVQEIVDFAKQLPGFLQLSREDQIALLKTSAIEVMLLETSRRYNPGSESITFLKDFSYNRDDFAKAGLQVEFINPIFEFSRAMNELQLNDAEFALLIAISIFSADRPNVQDQLQVERLQHTYVEALHAYVSIHHPHDRLMFPRMLMKLVNLRTLSSVHSEQVFALRLQDKKLPPLLSEIWDVHE; encoded by the exons ATGTCTTTGTGGCTGGAGGCCCCTGTGCCTGATGTTTCTCCTG ACTGTGCAGTGGAGCTGTGGGAGCCAGATGCACAAGATGCAAGCAGCCAGCCTCTGGGAAGCAGCAACTGTATCCTCAGGGAGGAATCTAGCACACCCCAATCTGCTGGGGGCACTTcgagggtggggctggaggcaACAGAGCCCAGAGCCCTGCTCCCCGGGGTGGAGGCCCCTCCAGAGTCCACAG AGCTTCGTCCACAAAAGCGGAAAAAGGGGCCAGCCCCCAAAATGCTGGGGAATGAGCTGTGCAGTGTGTGTGGGGACAAGGCTTCCGGCTTCCACTACAACGTGCTGAGCTGCGAGGGCTGCAAGGGATTCTTCCGCCGCAGTGTCATCAAAGGGGCACGCTACGTCTGCCACAGTGGGGGCCACTGCCCCATGGACACCTACATGCGTCGCAAGTGCCAGGAGTGCCGCCTTCGCAAATGCCGCCAGGCCGGCATGCGGGAGGAGT GTGTTCTGTCAGAAGAACAGATCCGTCTGAAGAAACTGAAGCGGCAAGAGGAGGAACAGGCTCAGGCCACATCCGTGCCCCCGAGGGCTTCCTCTCCGCCCCAAGTCCTGCCGCAGCTCAGCCCGGAGCAGCTGGGCATGATTGAGAAGCTGGTGGCTGCCCAGCAGCAGTGTAACAGACGTTCCTTCTCGGACCGGCTTCGAGTCACG CCCTGGCCCATGGCACCAGATCCGCAGAGTCGGGAGGCCCGTCAGCAACGCTTTGCCCACTTCACGGAGCTGGCCATTGTCTCTGTGCAGGAGATCGTTGATTTTGCCAAACAGCTGCCGGGCTTCCTGCAGCTCAGCCGGGAGGACCAGATTGCCCTCCTGAAGACCTCTGCAATTGAG GTGATGCTTCTGGAGACATCTCGGAGGTACAACCCTGGAAGTGAGAGTATCACCTTCCTCAAGGATTTCAGTTATAACCGGGACGACTTTGCCAAAGCAG gGCTACAGGTGGAGTTCATCAACCCCATCTTTGAGTTCTCCAGAGCCATGAATGAGCTGCAACTAAATGATGCTGAGTTTGCCTTGCTCATTGCCATCAGCATCTTCTCTGCAG ACCGGCCCAACGTGCAGGACCAGCTCCAGGTAGAGAGGCTGCAACACACATATGTGGAGGCCCTGCATGCCTAcgtctccatccaccacccccAT GACCGGCTGATGTTCCCACGGATGCTAATGAAACTGGTGAACCTCCGGACACTGAGCAGCGTCCATTCAGAGCAAGTGTTTGCACTGCGCCTGCAGGATAAAAAGCTTCCCCCGCTGCTCTCTGAGATCTGGGATGTGCACGAGTGA